The window TGACGGCGGCGGTGAGCGGCAGCGCAGGCCTTGCCGACTACGCGCAATTCTGCGCTTCGGCGTTGTTTGCTCCGGCGCAGAGCGCGATCTGGGTGCGCAGCTGGTCGACCGAGACCAGCGCCGACATTGTCGTCGCCACGCTAAGCGCCGAAGGTGTCCCGATGCTTTCGCTGGCCCTGGAAGTCACCAGCCTCGGCCCATTCCGCGTTGCCCATTTCGCCGGCGGGCGCCACGCCAACGGCAATTTCGCGGCCGCCAGCCCGCACTTGCTGCCAAACATCGATGGCCCGGCGATCCGCTCGCTGTTCACGGCCATCCGCAAGGCGCGGCCGGACATCGACCTCGTGGCGCTGGAACGGCTGCTGCCCGATCTCGACGGTATTGCCAACCCGCTCGCCGCGCTCGCTAATTTTCCGAGCCCCAACCTTGCGCTCGCGGTCGGTCTCAGCGGCGGCTTCGACGCGCTGCTGGCCCGCGCCAGCGGCAAACGCAAGCGCAAGAAGCACCGCTCGCAGACGCGCAAGTTCGAGGCGGTCGGTAGCTTCCGCCGTGTCGAGGCTCGCTCGCGCGAAGAAGTCGACAGGCTGCTCGACGCCTTCTTCGACATGAAGGAAGCGCGGTTCCGCAAGATGGGCATCGCCAATGTGTTCGGCGACGCCCAAGTGCGCGCTTTCTTCCGGGCCTTGTTTGCGGATGCTCTTGCCGAGGAAAAGCCGTCCTTCCTGCTGCATGGACTGGAGGTGGCGGGGAAGCTGCGCGCCATCACAGGCTCCAGCCGCTCGGGCAAGCGGCTGATTTGCGAGTTCGGGGCGATCGCCGAGGACGATCTGGCCTTCACCAGTCCCGGCGACTTCCTGTTCTTCGACAACATCCAGGAAGCCTGCGAGAAGGGCTTCGACATTTATGATTTCTCGGTTGGCGACGAACCTTACAAACGGCTGTGGTGCGACATCGAAACCCGGCATTTCGAGGTGCTGGCGCCGCTGACGCTGAAAGGCCGCGCGTTGGCGATGGCGCTGAGACAGGGCGCGCGGGCCAAGGCGTTCATCAAGAACAACCCGACGGTGTGGCAGCTGACAAAGATGCTGCGCCGCAAGGCCGCCGGACAGGCAGCGCCAACTGCTGCCGAGGATGACAGTTAGCCTGGAAAGGCTGGTCGGCATATCGCACAATCGCCGTTGAGCTCCAAGTTGATACGGGCAAGCGGGTCGAGGTTGAGACCTTTGAAGGGTCTTGGACGGAACCTATCGCCGGCCACGCGGTTTTCGCACTCAGAAGGAGGAACCGGCCATGGCTAAGTGCGACCAGTGCGGCAATGACTACGACAAGGCATTCCAAGTGAGCCTGGACGGGCAAACCTACACGTTTGACAGCTTCGAGTGTGCGGTCCAGAAGCTTGCGCCGACGTGCCCTCATTGCAGTGTACGGATCATGGGGCATGGCGTCGAGCAGGGCGATATCATCTATTGCTGCGCGCATTGCGCCGGGCAGGAAGGGGCCAACGCGCTGACTGACCGCGCACCTTGACATCCGCGGTCCTCTTTGCCCCTCCTCTGGAGGCCATGCGGGAGCGCTTTCCAGCCTTATGCAGCCGAGCGGCGTCCGGGCAGCGGCGTTCCCGGCGGTTCGTGGCCGACAGGGGTCACCAGCGTCAGATCCGGGTAGCCGTTCTCGATCAGCTTGACCGCGGCCTGCGTCACCTCGTCATCGGCTTCCAGCATTGACAGGAAGACCTCGGTGCCCTCGCCGACCAGGCGGCTGATGCCTTGCGCGTCGGCGGGGCCGCATTCGACCACGACCAGATCATAGGCGGTGGTCAGCGACTGCATGATGATCGGCAGCCGGTCGGCGGCGCGCATTGCCCGGACAGGATCGGCGGTGCCAACTGGAACGACGTGGGCATCCGAATAAAGATCGGGATGGATGACATCGCTGAACTGCGCTTCGGAGGCCAGCAGATTGGTGATGCCGGGGAAAAGCCCGCTGTCCAGCATCGGCCGCGAGGCGGCGCCCGAGGCGGTGAGATCGAGCAGCAGGACGCGCAGGCCGGCGTCGGAGACCTCGCGCGCCACCAGCACGGCGGTAGCGGCAGCCTCGTCGCCTTCCGGCGACACGAAGATGGCGCGCGCCGCTCCCGAAGCGATCAGCTTCTCCGCCGCCTTGTCGACATCGATCTCACCGAGTTTGGACTGCACCGGTTTTGGCGGTTCCGCCACCGCTTCCGCCTCCGTGGTGACGACCTCGTCATCACCGACGTCGGAAGGAACCGTGTCATCCGCGGGTTCGACCGCCACCGGTTCGGCGCGCGCCACCGGTTCGGTGCGAACTACCGGCTCGGTGCGTGCCACCGGCATCGCCACCTGTTCGATATGGTCGAAGCGCGCGCCTGTTGCGGGGCGCATGGCGCGGCCGGAGAACAATTCCCCCAGCAACGTAGCGATCGCCATCAATAGCAACGACGCGACCGCCGCTGCACCTGTGATTGGTCCGATCTTCGGGAAATAAGGCTCCGTCGGCGCTCGGGCCTCAGACATGATCCGGGCGTCGACCGGCAAATATTGGCGAATGTTGCGCGAAGAGGCCTCACGGTAGTTCGCCATATAGGTTTCAAGCTGCTGGCGCTGAACGGCCGCGTCGCGCTGCAGCGCATCGAGCTGGACCTGCTGTTCGCCGGCGCGCGATGATGCGGCCTTCAACTGGTTGACGTCGGAAACCAGCTGAGCTTCACGCGCCTTTGCCGAATCGGCCTGCGC is drawn from Mesorhizobium sp. B1-1-8 and contains these coding sequences:
- a CDS encoding GNAT family N-acetyltransferase, encoding MVDAIASFDGNRVAANEAPPRAPVSKQGGLTAAVSGSAGLADYAQFCASALFAPAQSAIWVRSWSTETSADIVVATLSAEGVPMLSLALEVTSLGPFRVAHFAGGRHANGNFAAASPHLLPNIDGPAIRSLFTAIRKARPDIDLVALERLLPDLDGIANPLAALANFPSPNLALAVGLSGGFDALLARASGKRKRKKHRSQTRKFEAVGSFRRVEARSREEVDRLLDAFFDMKEARFRKMGIANVFGDAQVRAFFRALFADALAEEKPSFLLHGLEVAGKLRAITGSSRSGKRLICEFGAIAEDDLAFTSPGDFLFFDNIQEACEKGFDIYDFSVGDEPYKRLWCDIETRHFEVLAPLTLKGRALAMALRQGARAKAFIKNNPTVWQLTKMLRRKAAGQAAPTAAEDDS
- a CDS encoding GumC family protein, whose translation is MSVQAAAADVDVDLRQLFASLARNWLRILFVTLVVTGLAFAFAWFATPQYKAVAKLEIGPGESVFTRPAGSTNDDKSIPGEEAVATEVQIISSPDILKQVAKTLNLEEKPEFDETLKASPLSRVLILVGLKSDPIDIPLEDRVLKAMHDKLNVYGVEKSRAIAIEFSSEDPNLAAAISNEIAKAYMASKGNAKKLSNSAATEFLGPEIAELQDRVKQAEAKVAAYRAQSDLLMGGNNAVLATQQLSELSTELSRVRASRAAAEGSAESVRKALQNGGSLDSVPEVLSSELIQRLRERQVELKTNIADLSTTLLDNHPRIRALKSQLADLDGQIRNEAQKIIRGLTAQADSAKAREAQLVSDVNQLKAASSRAGEQQVQLDALQRDAAVQRQQLETYMANYREASSRNIRQYLPVDARIMSEARAPTEPYFPKIGPITGAAAVASLLLMAIATLLGELFSGRAMRPATGARFDHIEQVAMPVARTEPVVRTEPVARAEPVAVEPADDTVPSDVGDDEVVTTEAEAVAEPPKPVQSKLGEIDVDKAAEKLIASGAARAIFVSPEGDEAAATAVLVAREVSDAGLRVLLLDLTASGAASRPMLDSGLFPGITNLLASEAQFSDVIHPDLYSDAHVVPVGTADPVRAMRAADRLPIIMQSLTTAYDLVVVECGPADAQGISRLVGEGTEVFLSMLEADDEVTQAAVKLIENGYPDLTLVTPVGHEPPGTPLPGRRSAA